From a region of the Nitrospira sp. genome:
- a CDS encoding type II/IV secretion system protein — translation MARSLLDCIAYRGLISQTELESAVEESLSREVDLETILLEKYRVPRAALGSTLSEFYQCPYVPYDERTVIDPELLKNLSFDYLRRNSWIPMKRQGTVLDIVINDPHDLEKGLDIRRAFPGTTVRFSVGLRRDIEQYLLVATGQANGGSITEILGELVDEAGIERNGDAESGEIDENDSAIVRLTNQIIAEAYRLGASDVHVEPYSDRKETAVRFRVDGTCFTYMRIPAVYRRAIVSRLKIMANLDIAERRKPQDGKIRYKLAKDREIELRVATLPTAGSNEDVVLRLLSAKETMPLEAMDFSPDVLETVQALSERPHGIFLCVGPTGSGKTTTLHAVMHHINTDERKIWTAEDPIEITQEGLRQVQVHPKIGFTFASAMRAFLRADPDVIMIGEMRDKETADIAIEASLTGHLVMSTLHTNSAVETITRLLDMGCDSFNFADAMLGILAMRLCKRLCLQCKESYHPTQQEYDELMQGYGARYWDKLGVTYTDDFTLYRGKGCEVCNHSGFKGRVALHELLVGSEDIKNLIQGKARTAEILSVAMRDGMVTLLQNGIQKVLKGVTTYRQVRAVAIK, via the coding sequence ATGGCACGCAGTCTTTTGGACTGTATCGCTTATCGAGGCCTCATCAGTCAGACCGAACTCGAATCGGCGGTGGAGGAATCGTTATCAAGGGAAGTCGATCTGGAAACCATCTTGCTCGAAAAGTATCGCGTGCCGAGAGCCGCACTCGGATCGACGCTCAGCGAATTCTATCAATGTCCCTATGTCCCCTATGACGAGCGGACCGTCATCGACCCGGAACTGTTAAAGAACCTCAGTTTCGATTACCTCAGAAGGAACTCCTGGATTCCCATGAAGCGACAGGGAACCGTGCTTGATATCGTCATCAACGATCCCCACGACTTAGAAAAAGGTCTCGATATCCGTCGCGCGTTCCCCGGCACGACGGTCCGCTTCTCTGTCGGGCTTCGAAGGGACATCGAGCAATACCTCCTTGTCGCAACAGGGCAGGCCAATGGCGGCTCGATCACTGAGATCCTTGGGGAACTAGTCGATGAAGCCGGTATCGAGCGAAACGGTGATGCCGAATCCGGCGAAATCGATGAAAACGATTCAGCCATTGTGCGCCTGACCAACCAGATTATCGCCGAGGCCTATCGATTAGGGGCGTCCGATGTGCACGTCGAACCCTATTCGGATCGCAAGGAAACAGCCGTGCGGTTCCGTGTCGATGGGACGTGTTTTACGTACATGCGGATCCCGGCTGTCTATCGACGAGCCATTGTCTCGCGTCTGAAGATCATGGCCAACTTGGATATTGCCGAGCGGAGGAAACCTCAAGACGGAAAGATCCGCTATAAATTGGCGAAGGATCGGGAAATCGAATTACGTGTCGCCACATTGCCGACCGCAGGAAGCAATGAAGATGTCGTGCTGCGTCTTCTGAGCGCCAAGGAAACGATGCCGTTGGAGGCGATGGACTTTTCGCCGGACGTTTTGGAGACCGTCCAGGCACTTTCCGAGCGTCCACATGGAATTTTTCTCTGTGTAGGACCGACCGGCTCCGGGAAAACCACCACGCTGCACGCGGTCATGCACCACATCAACACCGATGAGCGAAAAATTTGGACGGCCGAAGACCCCATCGAGATCACACAGGAAGGTCTCAGGCAAGTGCAGGTGCATCCAAAGATCGGGTTTACCTTTGCCTCCGCAATGCGCGCCTTTCTTCGAGCCGACCCGGACGTGATCATGATCGGAGAGATGCGTGATAAAGAAACGGCCGACATTGCGATAGAAGCATCGCTCACCGGTCATTTGGTGATGAGCACGCTGCATACCAACAGTGCGGTCGAAACCATCACTCGATTATTGGATATGGGATGCGATTCCTTCAATTTTGCCGATGCAATGTTGGGAATCCTCGCAATGCGTCTCTGTAAGCGCCTTTGCCTCCAGTGCAAAGAGAGCTATCACCCGACTCAACAGGAATACGACGAGCTGATGCAAGGCTACGGAGCGCGCTATTGGGATAAGCTCGGTGTCACGTATACCGACGACTTCACGCTCTATCGTGGAAAGGGCTGTGAGGTTTGCAATCACAGTGGGTTTAAGGGACGGGTCGCGTTGCATGAACTCCTGGTTGGGTCTGAAGATATCAAAAACCTGATTCAAGGGAAGGCGAGAACGGCTGAAATCCTGAGCGTAGCCATGCGCGATGGAATGGTCACGCTGCTGCAGAATGGCATTCAAAAGGTGCTGAAGGGTGTTACGACATACCGGCAGGTCCGCGCCGTAGCGATAAAGTAG
- the rlmB gene encoding 23S rRNA (guanosine(2251)-2'-O)-methyltransferase RlmB, with product MLYGLHTVREALKAGHRPLQRVLVLRTNKQFADLVQLARSRHVPIHVQPLTALDRLIPNGKHQGVVAFAAAKAYQTEDSILARAAQRHEQPLLVILDGVEDPHNLGAVLRTAEGAGAHGVFVPERRAAGLTSVVAKASAGAIDHIPVARVTNLSRLLESLKTAGVWIYGVTPSANKVFTDVDLRGPIGLVLGGEGTGIRPGVLQHCDECIRIPLRGQVQSLNVSAAAAVVLFETVRQRRSGNQNRDDATEL from the coding sequence ATTCTCTATGGCCTCCATACCGTACGCGAAGCCCTGAAGGCCGGTCACCGGCCATTGCAGCGCGTGCTGGTTCTTCGGACCAATAAACAGTTTGCCGATCTGGTGCAACTGGCTCGATCTCGTCATGTTCCAATTCATGTCCAGCCTCTGACCGCTCTTGACCGCCTCATACCCAATGGCAAGCACCAAGGCGTCGTGGCATTTGCCGCGGCAAAAGCCTATCAGACGGAGGATTCAATTCTGGCTCGCGCAGCGCAACGCCATGAGCAGCCGCTCTTGGTCATCTTGGACGGGGTAGAAGACCCACACAACCTTGGAGCGGTGCTTCGGACGGCGGAGGGAGCCGGTGCTCACGGTGTATTTGTTCCCGAACGAAGAGCCGCCGGGCTCACGTCGGTAGTTGCGAAAGCTTCAGCCGGAGCGATCGATCACATTCCTGTGGCGCGTGTGACGAATCTGAGCAGATTGCTCGAGTCGTTGAAGACGGCTGGAGTCTGGATCTACGGAGTCACGCCGTCGGCAAACAAGGTATTCACCGACGTCGATCTGCGAGGACCCATCGGGCTAGTCTTGGGAGGTGAGGGAACAGGCATTCGGCCGGGAGTTTTGCAGCATTGCGACGAATGTATCCGAATTCCTTTGAGAGGCCAGGTCCAATCGTTGAATGTGTCGGCAGCCGCCGCGGTAGTCCTGTTCGAAACGGTTCGTCAGCGCCGTTCCGGTAACCAGAACCGGGACGATGCTACCGAACTCTGA
- a CDS encoding MerR family transcriptional regulator, producing the protein MGTEPRLGSKVFYKIGEVSQLTKLPAYVLRFWESQFTFLKPKKSRGNQRLYVQRDVETVLQIKRMLYDEGHTLEGVKRYWVRRGRAASRKLSTKDVAKKLRGDLQVILKIIESHP; encoded by the coding sequence ATGGGAACTGAGCCCAGGCTGGGGAGTAAGGTTTTCTATAAAATCGGAGAGGTGAGTCAGCTAACGAAGCTTCCCGCGTATGTGCTCCGTTTCTGGGAATCACAATTCACCTTTTTGAAACCCAAGAAGAGTCGAGGCAATCAACGTCTCTATGTTCAACGGGACGTCGAAACCGTGCTGCAAATCAAGCGGATGCTTTATGACGAGGGGCACACCTTGGAGGGAGTAAAGCGGTATTGGGTCCGTCGCGGACGGGCTGCCTCTCGAAAACTGAGTACCAAGGACGTCGCGAAAAAGTTGAGAGGAGACCTGCAAGTTATTCTCAAGATCATCGAATCGCATCCATGA
- the surE gene encoding 5'/3'-nucleotidase SurE, with translation MRILVTNDDGIHSPGIAVLAKSLAAIGEVWVVAPDRERTAVAHAVTLHKPLRLHRVAARIFSVNGTPVDCVNLALLKVMPKRPHLVVSGINKGVNLGDDVMYSGTVSAAVEGTILGVPSLAVSQEGAEKFRFEVGATYAVRVARLILARGLPEETLLNVNIPDRSRRGVRGVRVTCLSRRRFDNPIIEKLDPHGRKYYWIAGKRISWSRSKDADHEAIEEGFVSITPIRLDSTHHGVLDQFRAWEPMIKRDVTRSSASRFAIGPTEESGV, from the coding sequence ATGCGCATCCTTGTGACCAACGATGACGGGATCCACTCACCGGGAATCGCCGTTCTGGCCAAGTCTCTTGCCGCGATCGGTGAGGTGTGGGTTGTGGCTCCGGATCGCGAACGGACCGCCGTCGCGCATGCGGTTACACTGCACAAACCCTTGCGACTCCATCGAGTCGCGGCGCGTATCTTCTCCGTCAATGGGACACCGGTGGATTGTGTGAATCTAGCACTGCTCAAAGTCATGCCCAAACGGCCTCACCTCGTAGTGTCCGGCATCAATAAAGGTGTCAACCTCGGTGATGATGTGATGTATTCGGGGACCGTTTCCGCGGCAGTGGAAGGGACTATTCTGGGCGTGCCATCCCTGGCGGTATCCCAAGAAGGGGCTGAGAAATTCCGTTTTGAAGTGGGTGCCACCTATGCCGTACGTGTCGCGCGGCTCATCCTTGCTCGCGGCCTTCCTGAAGAGACGCTGCTGAACGTCAATATCCCGGATCGGTCGAGACGGGGAGTCAGGGGGGTGCGGGTCACCTGCCTCAGCCGCAGGCGATTCGATAATCCGATTATCGAGAAGCTTGATCCACACGGACGCAAGTATTATTGGATTGCCGGCAAGCGCATATCATGGAGTCGCAGTAAGGACGCCGATCACGAGGCGATCGAAGAGGGGTTTGTCTCCATCACGCCGATCCGTTTGGATAGTACTCACCATGGAGTACTTGATCAGTTCCGTGCGTGGGAGCCGATGATCAAACGCGATGTCACACGGTCATCCGCATCGCGGTTTGCCATTGGCCCTACGGAGGAGTCGGGTGTGTGA
- a CDS encoding DedA family protein, which translates to MIEAVISELSRFIIACISKFGYAGIIFTMAVESACIPLPSEIIMPFSGYLVMTGEFTMLGVTLAGAVGNVLGSIVAYYAGVWGGRPFAERYGPYFLLSHHDLDVADRWFAKYGEAAVFFSRMLPVVRTFISLPAGIARMNFPRFVLFTFVGALPWCYLLAYIGLRMGEQWEHLRDYFHQFDIVIGLVLALAVGYFLWSHWPKRRMNPEA; encoded by the coding sequence TTGATCGAAGCTGTCATCAGTGAGCTGAGCCGATTCATCATTGCCTGTATTTCGAAATTCGGCTATGCGGGCATCATCTTTACCATGGCTGTCGAGAGTGCGTGCATTCCCTTGCCGAGCGAGATCATCATGCCCTTCTCCGGTTACCTTGTGATGACCGGGGAATTCACCATGCTGGGAGTAACGCTGGCCGGCGCGGTCGGCAATGTTCTTGGTTCGATCGTGGCGTACTATGCGGGTGTGTGGGGAGGGAGGCCGTTTGCGGAGCGCTATGGGCCCTATTTCCTCCTATCGCATCATGATCTCGATGTTGCCGATCGCTGGTTCGCCAAATACGGCGAGGCCGCTGTCTTTTTTAGCCGCATGCTTCCGGTTGTGCGCACGTTCATTTCGCTTCCGGCGGGCATTGCGAGGATGAATTTCCCCCGGTTCGTCCTCTTCACCTTTGTCGGCGCTCTGCCCTGGTGCTATCTGCTGGCCTACATCGGCCTCCGCATGGGGGAACAGTGGGAGCATCTGCGTGACTATTTTCATCAATTCGACATCGTAATTGGACTCGTGCTTGCTTTGGCCGTAGGGTACTTCCTCTGGTCTCACTGGCCCAAGCGGCGTATGAATCCAGAGGCCTAA
- a CDS encoding prepilin-type N-terminal cleavage/methylation domain-containing protein, producing the protein MKEEGKTLTELMVVVGIIGMVSIMAIPSFLGLNSRTQVRCTTEEVASELRLAKQLALTYRDRVRILIDMEQQELITQFVNGGTIHHVYRYGGKGLVIEEPSSGLEIQFHPSGRSATATTIQLRSHEGQTQSLTVSLTGRVSIL; encoded by the coding sequence ATGAAGGAAGAAGGCAAGACATTGACGGAGCTGATGGTCGTTGTGGGAATCATCGGAATGGTCTCGATCATGGCGATTCCCAGCTTCTTGGGCCTCAACTCCCGTACGCAGGTCCGCTGCACCACGGAAGAGGTTGCCTCTGAACTCCGTCTTGCGAAGCAGCTTGCGTTGACCTATCGCGATCGGGTTCGGATTCTCATCGATATGGAGCAACAGGAACTGATCACGCAGTTTGTCAATGGCGGCACCATTCACCATGTGTATCGCTATGGGGGGAAGGGTCTTGTGATCGAGGAGCCAAGCTCCGGACTCGAGATCCAGTTTCATCCAAGCGGACGCTCGGCCACTGCCACGACGATCCAACTCCGCAGCCATGAAGGCCAGACCCAATCACTCACCGTGAGCCTCACGGGTCGGGTATCAATCCTATGA
- a CDS encoding response regulator transcription factor, with amino-acid sequence MKGELIIMAKATAKPRPRKSLADLEPPPRVKRPESLTSREQEILELIWAGFKNKEIGQRLKISVKTVEAHRANMMKKMRVSNTAQLLKTAIQGGALRVR; translated from the coding sequence ATGAAAGGAGAACTCATCATCATGGCTAAAGCGACTGCGAAGCCTAGGCCTCGAAAATCTCTTGCCGACCTTGAACCTCCTCCTCGCGTAAAGCGTCCTGAATCGCTCACGTCACGGGAACAGGAAATCCTGGAATTGATATGGGCAGGATTTAAGAACAAGGAGATCGGTCAACGCTTGAAGATCAGCGTCAAGACCGTCGAGGCACACCGCGCCAATATGATGAAGAAAATGCGGGTATCGAATACGGCTCAATTACTGAAGACCGCCATCCAGGGGGGCGCGCTCAGAGTTCGGTAG
- a CDS encoding prepilin-type N-terminal cleavage/methylation domain-containing protein encodes MLKVRNEKGFTLAEVMISAAILGVGVMGMAAMQGVSFTKNVDANDLSIVTNVAADMVERIQSNRRFAWAYNNLDTTGPGNCLAGGIPAPQPAMPFFSVAPSLAATRAIQGDCTQWRTLVLATNLLNARGTVQAAPVIPLRADSSAVQVTVRLQWNDRAAGQRARAVAFQTLIEPE; translated from the coding sequence ATGTTGAAAGTACGCAACGAAAAAGGATTTACGTTGGCTGAGGTCATGATCTCCGCGGCCATCCTCGGTGTGGGAGTCATGGGCATGGCCGCCATGCAAGGCGTGTCATTTACGAAGAACGTCGATGCCAACGACTTGTCTATTGTCACCAATGTCGCGGCCGACATGGTGGAGAGAATCCAAAGTAATCGGCGCTTCGCTTGGGCCTATAACAATTTGGATACCACTGGACCGGGGAACTGTTTAGCGGGCGGGATTCCTGCCCCCCAGCCAGCCATGCCATTTTTCTCGGTCGCGCCGTCGCTAGCAGCGACAAGAGCGATCCAAGGTGATTGTACTCAGTGGCGAACTTTGGTTTTAGCCACAAACCTGCTGAATGCACGAGGTACGGTCCAAGCTGCTCCTGTGATCCCACTGAGAGCTGATTCAAGCGCAGTACAGGTCACAGTACGGCTTCAGTGGAATGATCGTGCAGCAGGACAACGGGCAAGAGCGGTGGCATTCCAAACGCTGATTGAGCCGGAATAA
- a CDS encoding cysteine--tRNA ligase: MLKLFNTLTRKREPFEPIEPKKVRMYVCGVTVYDYCHIGHARSALVFDVLRRYLEYSGYAVTFVKNFTDVDDKIIKRANEQGISCDVVTAKYIRAYQEDMRKLGIRPATEEPKATEHMADIIQLTEALVRKGLAYVVDGDVYFEVSKYPEYGRLSKRRLEDMQAGARVDVDARKHHPMDFALWKSSKPGEPAWASPWGLGRPGWHIECSAMSIKHLGETFDIHGGGMDLIFPHHENEMAQSCGATGKTFARYWVHNGFVQINQEKMSNSLGNFFTVREIFEKSEWSEEVTGEILRYFLLSTHYHGPLDFSDQALKEAKNALNGFYDLFGRLGESDENSVADRDLEQSVQRFKNSFRAAMDDDMNTPMAVAEFQKLRSDINKLLDRGISTKARQIARDEFRAMGNLLGLFRLDKWQFHDSASDALSANAMETATVRTVLSETDIEMLLIERKQARSRKDFMRADEIRKLLAAQGIIIEDKPDGTSRWKR, from the coding sequence ATGCTCAAGTTGTTCAATACCCTCACCCGGAAGCGAGAACCTTTCGAACCCATCGAGCCAAAGAAAGTCCGCATGTATGTCTGCGGCGTAACGGTCTACGACTATTGCCATATCGGCCATGCGCGGAGTGCATTGGTGTTTGATGTGCTGCGACGTTACTTGGAATATAGCGGCTATGCCGTGACCTTCGTGAAAAACTTCACAGATGTGGACGACAAGATCATCAAGCGCGCGAACGAACAAGGTATTTCCTGTGATGTGGTTACCGCGAAGTACATACGGGCATACCAGGAAGATATGCGAAAGTTGGGTATCAGGCCGGCGACGGAAGAGCCGAAGGCCACTGAGCATATGGCCGACATCATTCAATTGACGGAAGCGCTGGTTAGGAAGGGTTTGGCCTACGTCGTGGACGGCGATGTGTATTTTGAAGTCTCGAAATATCCCGAATACGGACGTTTGTCAAAACGACGACTCGAAGACATGCAAGCCGGTGCGCGTGTGGATGTCGATGCACGAAAACATCACCCGATGGACTTTGCGTTGTGGAAGAGCAGCAAGCCGGGCGAGCCGGCATGGGCGAGCCCGTGGGGACTTGGCCGGCCGGGCTGGCATATCGAATGTTCGGCGATGTCGATCAAACATCTCGGTGAAACCTTCGACATCCATGGCGGCGGAATGGACCTGATTTTCCCCCACCATGAAAACGAAATGGCTCAGTCTTGCGGCGCAACGGGGAAAACATTCGCGCGCTATTGGGTGCACAACGGCTTCGTGCAGATTAATCAGGAGAAGATGTCCAATTCGCTCGGCAATTTCTTCACGGTTCGTGAGATCTTCGAGAAATCTGAATGGTCGGAAGAGGTGACTGGGGAAATTCTCCGGTACTTTCTTCTTTCAACCCATTACCATGGGCCGCTCGATTTTTCTGATCAAGCATTGAAAGAGGCCAAAAACGCCCTGAATGGTTTCTATGACCTCTTTGGACGTCTCGGCGAGTCCGATGAGAATTCGGTTGCGGACCGAGACCTGGAACAGTCGGTCCAGCGCTTTAAGAACTCTTTCAGAGCAGCAATGGATGACGACATGAATACACCGATGGCCGTTGCTGAGTTTCAGAAACTGCGAAGCGACATCAATAAACTCCTGGATCGGGGGATTTCCACGAAAGCGCGACAGATTGCCAGAGATGAATTTCGCGCCATGGGCAATCTGTTGGGGTTGTTTCGGTTGGACAAGTGGCAGTTTCACGACTCAGCTTCTGACGCGTTGTCGGCCAATGCCATGGAGACCGCAACGGTTCGAACGGTCCTATCTGAAACGGACATTGAAATGCTGCTGATAGAACGGAAACAGGCTCGCAGTCGGAAAGATTTTATGCGGGCAGACGAGATCAGGAAATTGCTCGCAGCTCAAGGAATCATCATCGAGGACAAACCGGATGGCACCAGCCGCTGGAAACGCTGA
- a CDS encoding prepilin-type N-terminal cleavage/methylation domain-containing protein yields MKQTAKTMSKLRSNESGFTLVEIAIVGAIIGIAAAVSVPNFLQMYAKHELYQATTSLYNRLVLARSSAISRNILIAATPASVPAGLDTVAFTAPLGTETLPQNVRFIMPLPVNPLGFTPRGLSTAPLAVQTVQLQSTRDPNLIYTISLMPSGKVTWCRQAINPCIINETS; encoded by the coding sequence ATGAAGCAAACAGCAAAAACCATGAGCAAACTCCGTTCAAACGAAAGTGGTTTCACTCTGGTAGAAATCGCCATAGTCGGGGCGATTATAGGCATCGCGGCTGCAGTGTCTGTTCCGAATTTTCTTCAGATGTACGCAAAGCATGAGCTCTATCAAGCTACGACCAGTCTCTATAACCGGTTGGTCCTTGCACGCTCTTCGGCAATCAGCCGCAATATCCTGATCGCAGCTACCCCGGCGAGTGTTCCAGCGGGACTTGACACAGTGGCATTTACCGCTCCCTTGGGCACCGAAACTCTCCCCCAGAACGTGAGATTCATAATGCCCTTACCCGTGAACCCACTCGGTTTTACTCCTCGAGGGTTGAGTACCGCTCCTCTCGCTGTTCAAACAGTTCAGCTGCAGAGCACGCGAGACCCTAATCTCATTTACACAATTTCATTGATGCCCTCTGGAAAGGTGACCTGGTGTCGACAAGCAATTAATCCGTGCATCATCAATGAAACATCGTGA
- a CDS encoding prepilin peptidase, whose product MHESQTLLPLVIAGLFGGLIGSFLNVCIYRLPRQESIVWPGSHCPTCSHSIAWYDNIPVVSYLVLAGRCRQCSVPIPFRYPLVEIVNALGYVGVLWFFGLSWAAMAYGLLYSALLVVAGTDLSHKMIPNAVTFPGIIVGLISAATILPLGFLNGLLGVLVGGGILWLLAWASPYVFGKEGMGGGDIKLLAMIGAFLGWKPALMTIMVGSFLGSLVGVTLIVARVIRREDYIPFGPFLVCGALVALFFGQSLLDWYQGVLAG is encoded by the coding sequence ATGCATGAGAGCCAAACTCTACTGCCGTTGGTGATTGCCGGCCTTTTCGGCGGCCTCATCGGCAGCTTTTTAAATGTGTGTATTTACCGTCTTCCACGGCAGGAGTCGATTGTGTGGCCGGGATCTCATTGCCCGACCTGCTCCCACTCGATCGCTTGGTACGATAACATTCCCGTTGTGAGTTATCTGGTTCTGGCCGGCCGATGTCGACAGTGTTCAGTGCCGATTCCCTTCCGCTATCCGTTGGTGGAGATTGTGAATGCTTTGGGTTATGTCGGGGTCCTTTGGTTCTTCGGTCTTAGCTGGGCTGCCATGGCGTATGGATTGCTCTATTCGGCTCTCCTCGTCGTAGCCGGAACGGATCTTTCTCATAAGATGATTCCCAATGCCGTTACGTTCCCCGGAATCATTGTAGGTCTCATCAGTGCAGCGACAATTCTTCCGCTCGGCTTTCTGAACGGGTTATTGGGAGTTCTCGTCGGAGGAGGAATTCTATGGCTCTTAGCGTGGGCCAGCCCTTATGTCTTTGGAAAAGAGGGCATGGGAGGGGGAGACATCAAGCTGCTCGCTATGATCGGGGCGTTTCTTGGGTGGAAACCCGCGCTGATGACGATCATGGTGGGGTCTTTCTTAGGGTCGCTCGTCGGCGTGACGCTCATCGTCGCACGAGTAATCAGGCGAGAAGACTACATTCCATTCGGGCCGTTTCTTGTGTGCGGCGCCTTGGTGGCGCTCTTCTTTGGGCAATCTCTTCTCGACTGGTATCAAGGGGTGCTGGCTGGCTAA
- a CDS encoding PilZ domain-containing protein, translating to MTQESRKVPRFAIQLPCKFGNVPHTTEGTALNLSSQGCAITAEHLPAVSTYVSLELDFLNGEAPADIELAAVRWVSGHRCGLEFIKVSPEMLLKLKTFVSILERTP from the coding sequence ATGACACAAGAGTCTCGTAAGGTCCCACGGTTCGCCATCCAACTTCCTTGCAAATTTGGCAATGTTCCTCACACGACGGAGGGAACTGCCCTCAACCTTTCGTCACAGGGATGTGCCATCACGGCGGAGCACCTTCCCGCCGTCTCGACCTATGTTTCTCTGGAGCTCGATTTTCTAAACGGAGAGGCGCCGGCTGATATTGAACTGGCAGCCGTTCGTTGGGTTTCAGGGCATCGGTGCGGCCTGGAATTTATCAAGGTTTCGCCCGAGATGCTCTTGAAGCTGAAGACGTTCGTATCGATCTTGGAGCGGACCCCTTAA
- a CDS encoding prepilin-type N-terminal cleavage/methylation domain-containing protein, which produces MSDSPQQNGFSLVEVMVAMMISGIALMGALGAVEVSSKHLQQGGLSNKALELAQARLEVKRSVRWQSLLEDDLDRDGVPETFMVDDGRGYDVTAGDGIYTAMHERDGVTVVWTIESQRPGPLSGSGMVTIRAVASYPGLRGQPREIYVATIRANPGYVGQQ; this is translated from the coding sequence ATGAGCGACTCACCTCAGCAGAATGGCTTCAGTCTCGTCGAGGTGATGGTCGCGATGATGATCTCCGGAATCGCATTAATGGGGGCTCTGGGTGCGGTGGAGGTTTCGTCGAAACATCTGCAACAGGGCGGCCTGAGCAATAAGGCGTTGGAACTAGCCCAGGCCAGATTGGAAGTGAAGCGTTCTGTTCGCTGGCAGTCTCTTCTGGAAGATGACCTGGATCGTGATGGCGTTCCCGAAACGTTCATGGTCGATGACGGCCGGGGTTACGATGTCACTGCGGGCGATGGGATCTATACGGCCATGCATGAGCGCGACGGAGTGACGGTAGTGTGGACCATCGAAAGTCAGCGTCCTGGACCACTCAGCGGCTCTGGAATGGTGACGATCCGAGCGGTCGCTTCCTATCCTGGGCTAAGAGGGCAACCGAGAGAAATCTATGTGGCGACTATTCGAGCCAATCCCGGATATGTGGGGCAACAATGA
- a CDS encoding PilW family protein — protein MSTTKGIRGGLAMRQSSDSWDQSQRGFTLTEIMVATAMTTAIIAAGFGALVVSQKTTRITGQIGSTQATARNALDMITADLKLAGFGMRGLSTAVGGCHINGTPSALIPGDNNPLGADTGPDTISMVVPMTNSIAAVGPLWQVFVPVAPGTIGGMDVPIASIPLPANVTTAMGNAIPGGAAALLGMSVSIGGVAGSRIQSVNPGSLTLNPSIPAPTGFGTGTQVYLLQCITYQVIPPPDALNLCQGTTPCLVRGAVPAALVGLGGPPNCNQVNSGCIPIMDGVEDLQLAYACDGCDPRVNSGRPDLQPDDLNLSNQFDQADFITNRNWFGTAAPYGNRMTPSTIRLAQVNIVARQTRADQGMGEAQSTPLHTTTFPVISDHNHANGLFASGDTASPAQQANYFQFRRRILTRTIELRNQRL, from the coding sequence ATGAGTACCACCAAGGGGATACGCGGGGGACTCGCAATGAGACAATCATCCGATTCGTGGGACCAGAGCCAGAGAGGCTTTACACTGACGGAGATCATGGTCGCGACGGCTATGACGACAGCCATCATTGCGGCCGGGTTTGGAGCTCTGGTCGTCAGTCAGAAGACCACGCGTATTACCGGACAAATAGGAAGCACACAGGCAACGGCGCGGAATGCTCTGGACATGATCACGGCCGATCTCAAGTTGGCCGGATTTGGGATGCGTGGTCTTTCAACGGCGGTCGGTGGATGCCACATCAACGGGACGCCTTCAGCCTTGATCCCAGGCGACAACAACCCCCTTGGGGCGGACACCGGCCCGGACACCATCTCAATGGTTGTTCCAATGACAAACTCCATTGCCGCTGTGGGGCCGTTGTGGCAGGTCTTCGTCCCGGTGGCTCCAGGTACCATTGGCGGAATGGATGTGCCGATCGCGAGTATACCCCTGCCGGCCAATGTGACCACAGCGATGGGGAATGCCATTCCTGGGGGTGCGGCGGCATTGCTTGGCATGTCTGTTTCGATCGGCGGAGTTGCTGGTTCAAGGATTCAGTCTGTCAATCCCGGAAGCTTGACCCTGAATCCCTCGATTCCCGCTCCCACAGGCTTTGGGACGGGGACGCAAGTCTATTTGCTACAGTGCATCACCTACCAGGTGATTCCTCCCCCAGATGCCCTCAACCTCTGTCAGGGAACTACCCCCTGTCTCGTCCGTGGTGCGGTCCCGGCCGCTCTCGTAGGTCTTGGTGGGCCGCCCAACTGCAATCAGGTGAATTCAGGATGCATCCCTATCATGGACGGGGTTGAAGACCTCCAACTGGCCTATGCTTGTGATGGCTGTGACCCTCGCGTCAATAGTGGTAGGCCTGATTTGCAGCCGGACGATCTCAATCTTTCGAATCAGTTCGACCAGGCTGACTTCATCACGAATCGAAATTGGTTCGGTACTGCAGCGCCATATGGCAACCGCATGACACCGAGCACCATTCGGTTAGCTCAGGTCAATATCGTCGCGCGTCAGACAAGAGCAGATCAAGGTATGGGAGAGGCTCAATCGACTCCCCTGCATACGACGACCTTTCCTGTCATCAGCGATCACAACCATGCGAATGGGCTCTTTGCTTCTGGCGACACCGCATCTCCGGCACAGCAGGCGAACTATTTTCAGTTTCGTCGGCGCATACTGACTCGAACGATCGAACTCCGCAACCAAAGGCTCTAA